A genomic segment from Gavia stellata isolate bGavSte3 chromosome 4, bGavSte3.hap2, whole genome shotgun sequence encodes:
- the RASSF9 gene encoding ras association domain-containing protein 9, whose protein sequence is MASNEREIVVWVCQEEKIVCGLTKRTTCAEVIQALLEEHQATFGEKKVLFGKPSDYCIVEKWRGSERVLPPLTKILRLWKAWGEEQANLHFVLVKSDAFLSFPLWKTAEAKVVQNVEKQWELSPANYMKMLPIDKQKKIVRKTFRKLAKLKQDSVQQERDNMETLIHLIISQDHTIHQQVLRMKELDREIEKCEAKFHLDRVAHDGENYVQDSYLMINPSEAEQQGSRPDDQKELHDYLSKSEGILQVEERLKHHKQLIEKLCAEIEKEVHGVCTENNGGDVHTEGAANAELENSNLESVKYELEKSMKDGLRINSYLSCIQKELTYRDSLLQKKEKEYELLTEEFNLLHVKDNIETRLPSNEEPSKGSGISSNSMAVPDFVHRVTNLDINDTDSDTGISSTHSQDSEITSGDMVLLST, encoded by the coding sequence ATGGCTTCAAATGAAAGAGAGATTGTGGTTTGGGTTTGCCAGGAAGAGAAGATTGTATGTGGCCTGACAAAGCGCACAACTTGCGCAGAAGTGATTCAGGCACTGCTTGAGGAACATCAGGCGAcatttggagagaaaaaggtCCTCTTTGGAAAACCTAGTGACTACTGCATTGTAGAAAAATGGAGAGGCTCGGAGCGAGTACTTCCTCCCTTGACAAAGATTCTGAGACTTTGGAAGGCCTGGGGGGAAGAGCAGGCTAATTTGCACTTTGTGTTGGTAAAGTCAGATGCTTTCCTCTCATTTCCATTGTGGAAGACAGCTGAAGCTAAGGTGGTACAAAATGTAGAAAAACAGTGGGAGCTCAGTCCAGCAAATTACATGAAGATGTTGCCAATagacaagcaaaagaaaattgtcaGGAAGACTTTCCGGAAACTGGCCAAGCTTAAACAGGATAGTGTTCAGCAAGAGAGAGATAATATGGAGACACTGATTCATCTGATCATTTCTCAAGATCACACCATTCATCAACAAGTCCTTAGAATGAAGGAACTAGATAGGGAAATTGAAAAATGTGAAGCGAAATTCCATCTAGATCGTGTGGCCCATGATGGAGAAAATTATGTGCAGGACTCCTATTTAATGATCAATCCAAGTGAAGCGGAGCAGCAAGGGAGTAGGCCAGATGATCAAAAAGAGTTGCATGACTATTTGAGCAAAAGTGAGGGAATTTTGCAGGTTGAAGAGAGACTGAAACATCACAAACAGTTAATAGAGAAGCTGTGTGCTGAAATTGAAAAAGAGGTACATGGTGTATGCACAGAAAATAATGGAGGTGATGTTCACACAGAAGGAGCTGCTAATGCTGAACTGGAAAACTCAAATTTGGAAAGTGTAAAATATGAGCTGGAAAAAAGTATGAAAGATGGACTGAGAATCAATTCATACTTGAGCTGCATTCAGAAAGAACTTACATACAGGGACTCACTGcttcaaaagaaggaaaaagaatatgaacttcttacagaagaatttaatttactgCATGTGAAAGACAACATTGAAACTAGGCTTCCATCAAATGAAGAGCCATCCAAGGGCAGCGGCATCTCCAGTAACAGCATGGCTGTTCCTGACTTTGTTCATAGAGTGACTAATCTGGACATAAATGATACAGACTCTGACACTGGAATCAGCTCTACACACAGTCAGGACTCTGAAATAACTTCAGGGGACATGGTACTGTTGTCAACATAG